A single genomic interval of Brassica napus cultivar Da-Ae unplaced genomic scaffold, Da-Ae ScsIHWf_1110;HRSCAF=1577, whole genome shotgun sequence harbors:
- the LOC106451553 gene encoding protein REVEILLE 2, which produces MVQNLISDESFSSTTMVMQEHCESLCDRASDELIISSTDAFCLKTRKPYTITKQREKWTEAEHEKFVEALKLYGRAWRRIEEHVGTKTAVQIRSHAQKFFTKVARDCGVTSEKSIEIPPPRPKRKPMHPYPRKLVIPDAKEMAYAGKLVPDEDSRSPTSVLSAHGSDGLGSIGSNSPNSSSADYQVHELSSHTEESLSPEAETKQQSLKLFGKTFVVGDYNSWTSSNDSEDVKKKSDLETQSVRCTSSSSSSSENAETELTQQVVVVVVSEEFKRSERSAFSQLKSSAIAMKNMKGFMPYKKRMKVEGNTNSLVKTSYPIW; this is translated from the exons ATGGTACAAAATCTTATATCGGACGAGTCATTTTCTTCTACAACCATGGTTATGCAG GAACATTGTGAGAGCTTATGCGACAGAGCTTCGGATGAGCTTATTATCTCTTCCACAGATGCCTTTTGTCTCAAG ACAAGAAAGCCTTACACGATCACTAAACAAAGAGAGAAGTGGACAGAAGCAGAGCATGAAAAGTTTGTAGAAGCTTTAAAACTCTATGGCAGAGCTTGGAGACGAATCgaag AACATGTTGGAACAAAGACTGCGGTTCAGATTCGAAGCCATGCTCAGAAGTTCTTTACTAAGGTTGCTCGTGATTGCGGTGTTACCTCTGAGAAATCCATTGAGATCCCGCCTCCACGGCCGAAAAGAAAGCCGATGCATCCATACCCTAGAAAGCTAGTGATTCCAGATGCAAAAGAGATGGCATACGCCGGCAAGCTGGTTCCGGATGAAGATAGCCGATCGCCAACATCGGTTTTATCAGCTCATGGCTCAGATGGCTTAGGTTCCATTGGTTCAAATTCGCCTAATTCTTCTTCAGCTGATTACCAG GTGCATGAGTTATCATCTCACACTGAGGAATCATTGTCTCCTGAAGCTGAGACCAAACAACAAAGTCTCAAGCTGTTTGGAAAGACTTTTGTAGTTGGTGATTACAACTCTTGGACAAGCTCTAATGATTCAGAAGATGTTAAGAAGAAGTCAGACTTAGAAACGCAGTCTGTCCGATgcacttcttcttcgtcttcttcatcaGAAAATGCTGAAACGGAATTGACACAACAGGTAGTTGTAGTAGTAGTATCGGAGGAGTTTAAAAGAAGCGAGAGATCAGCATTTTCTCAGTTGAAATCGTCTGCGATTGCGATGAAGAATATGAAAGGGTTCATGCCTTACAAAAAAAGGATGAAGGTGGAAGGAAACACTAACAGTTTAGTGAAAACGTCATATCCTATATGGTGA